One Idiomarina loihiensis L2TR genomic window carries:
- a CDS encoding cytochrome ubiquinol oxidase subunit I, which produces MFESFDALFLARFQFAFTIAFHIIFPAFTIGVASYLAVLEGLYLKTRNPVYQQLFRYWVKIFAVAFGMGVVSGIVMSYQFGTNWSVFSDKAGPVIGPLMGYEVLTAFFLEAGFLGVMLFGMNKVGEKLHFFATLMVAVGTAISAFWILSVNSWMQTPAGYAMNDVGQFVVTDWFEVVFNPSFPYRLAHMLLAAYLTVAFVVGAVGAWHLLKDKTNAAARKMFSMAMWMALIVAPLQVLVGDFHGLNTQEHQPSKVAAMEGHFHTEARAPLYLFGMPNEETAEVDYALKVPGLASIILKHDIDAEVTGLDQYPREDWPPVVTVFWAFRIMVGVGMLMVLAGLWSGFQRLRGKLYDNKTLLRFSLFMGPMGFVAVIAGWIVTEVGRQPWVVYGLLRTADAASPIDKAGVAGSLIAFIVVYFLVFGAGTFYILRKMAGNPEQVAIPDYAKHKPTMAAERIYDEEV; this is translated from the coding sequence CATCGCGTTTCACATTATTTTTCCTGCCTTTACTATCGGGGTTGCTAGTTACCTGGCGGTTCTCGAAGGCCTGTACCTCAAAACCCGCAACCCGGTTTACCAGCAGCTGTTCCGTTACTGGGTGAAGATCTTCGCTGTGGCATTTGGTATGGGCGTGGTCTCCGGTATTGTTATGAGCTACCAGTTCGGCACCAACTGGTCGGTATTTTCCGATAAAGCAGGCCCGGTTATCGGCCCGCTAATGGGTTACGAAGTACTCACTGCGTTCTTCCTTGAAGCCGGGTTCCTTGGCGTTATGCTGTTCGGTATGAACAAGGTAGGCGAGAAGTTACACTTCTTCGCTACCCTGATGGTCGCGGTGGGCACGGCTATTTCAGCCTTCTGGATTTTATCGGTAAACAGCTGGATGCAGACGCCCGCCGGTTACGCTATGAATGACGTAGGGCAGTTCGTGGTCACCGACTGGTTTGAGGTGGTGTTTAACCCGTCCTTCCCTTATCGGCTGGCGCACATGCTGCTGGCAGCCTATCTCACCGTGGCCTTTGTGGTCGGCGCAGTGGGTGCTTGGCATTTGCTGAAAGACAAAACCAACGCCGCCGCCCGTAAAATGTTCTCCATGGCCATGTGGATGGCACTCATTGTGGCACCGCTGCAGGTTCTTGTTGGAGACTTCCACGGACTGAATACGCAGGAGCATCAACCCTCGAAAGTCGCGGCGATGGAAGGGCACTTCCATACCGAAGCCCGGGCACCGTTGTATTTATTCGGTATGCCGAATGAAGAAACCGCGGAAGTGGACTACGCCCTGAAAGTTCCGGGTCTTGCCAGCATCATTCTTAAGCATGACATCGACGCGGAAGTGACCGGCCTTGATCAGTATCCACGGGAAGACTGGCCGCCGGTGGTTACCGTATTCTGGGCTTTCCGGATAATGGTCGGCGTGGGCATGCTGATGGTACTTGCTGGACTCTGGTCGGGCTTCCAACGCCTGCGCGGCAAACTGTATGACAACAAAACCTTGCTGCGTTTCAGTTTATTTATGGGACCTATGGGCTTTGTGGCGGTCATTGCCGGCTGGATAGTCACCGAAGTGGGGCGTCAGCCTTGGGTGGTCTACGGCCTGCTGCGCACCGCCGATGCGGCATCGCCCATCGACAAAGCCGGTGTGGCGGGCAGCCTGATAGCCTTTATTGTGGTGTACTTCCTCGTTTTTGGTGCGGGTACCTTCTACATTCTGCGCAAAATGGCGGGGAACCCTGAACAGGTAGCCATTCCCGATTACGCGAAGCATAAGCCCACTATGGCCGCTGAGCGCATCTAC